Proteins encoded by one window of Mesorhizobium sp. INR15:
- a CDS encoding shikimate kinase, producing MNALPANPPDESHAALLGQLGNRSIVFVGLMGAGKTAIGRKVAAMLSLPFIDSDQEIESVSRMTVPELFERYGETEFRALEQRVILRVLENGPQVLSTGGGAFMNAQTREAIAGHGVSVWLKAELDLLMERVSKKQNRPLLKSADPRAVLERLMDERYPVYATADVTVPTRDDRKEIIAAEVLDALCGHLGVAEITPVGEANS from the coding sequence ATGAACGCGCTGCCTGCAAATCCTCCTGATGAAAGCCATGCCGCCTTGCTCGGCCAATTGGGCAATCGTTCCATCGTCTTTGTCGGCCTGATGGGCGCTGGCAAGACGGCGATCGGCCGCAAGGTGGCGGCCATGCTGTCGCTGCCCTTCATCGACAGCGACCAGGAGATCGAAAGCGTCTCGCGCATGACCGTCCCGGAACTGTTCGAACGCTATGGCGAGACCGAATTCCGGGCCCTTGAACAGCGTGTCATCCTGCGCGTGCTGGAAAACGGCCCGCAAGTCCTGTCGACCGGCGGCGGCGCCTTCATGAATGCGCAGACACGCGAAGCCATCGCCGGACATGGTGTGTCGGTGTGGCTGAAGGCGGAACTTGATCTCTTGATGGAGCGGGTATCCAAAAAGCAGAACAGGCCATTGCTGAAAAGCGCTGATCCGCGCGCCGTGCTGGAACGATTGATGGATGAACGCTATCCGGTCTACGCGACGGCGGACGTCACCGTTCCAACCCGCGACGACCGCAAGGAGATCATCGCGGCCGAGGTGCTGGATGCCCTTTGCGGCCATCTTGGCGTTGCCGAAATCACGCCAGTTGGCGAGGCCAATTCATGA
- the aroB gene encoding 3-dehydroquinate synthase, whose protein sequence is MSEDKPVIVEVGLGDRAYDILIGSGLLSRAGAEISRRLPGTRAAVVTDDNVAAAHLETLKAGLEKGGIQPAVITMPPGEKTKSFAHLEEVVDGVLAAKLERGDVVIALGGGVIGDLTGFAAGIVRRGMNFVQLPTSLLAQVDSSVGGKTGINSPRGKNLVGVFLQPKLVLADTGVLDTLPLREFRAGYAELAKYGLIDRPDFFAWLEANWQQVFAGGPERTQAIAEACRAKADVVARDEFETGDRALLNLGHTFGHALEAATQYDGARLVHGEGVAIGMALAHRFSSRLNLASPDDAARVEAHLRAVGLPWRMADIPGELPDAEALLSFITQDKKVSRGALTFILTRGVGQSFIAKDVPASEVLSFLRENHPGRQESRL, encoded by the coding sequence ATGAGCGAAGACAAGCCGGTTATTGTCGAAGTCGGGCTCGGCGACCGGGCCTATGACATTCTGATAGGCTCCGGCCTGCTGTCGCGCGCCGGCGCCGAGATTTCGCGGCGGCTGCCGGGTACGCGCGCGGCTGTCGTCACCGACGACAATGTCGCCGCCGCGCATCTCGAAACGCTGAAAGCTGGCCTTGAAAAGGGTGGCATCCAGCCCGCCGTCATCACCATGCCTCCCGGTGAAAAAACCAAGAGCTTCGCGCATCTCGAAGAGGTGGTCGACGGTGTGCTGGCGGCAAAGCTGGAGCGCGGCGATGTCGTCATCGCGCTGGGTGGCGGTGTCATCGGCGATCTCACCGGCTTTGCCGCCGGCATCGTGCGGCGCGGCATGAATTTCGTGCAGTTACCGACCTCGCTGCTGGCGCAGGTGGATTCCTCGGTCGGTGGCAAGACCGGCATCAATAGCCCGCGCGGCAAGAACCTGGTCGGCGTTTTTCTGCAGCCCAAGCTGGTGCTGGCCGACACCGGCGTGCTCGACACGCTGCCGCTGCGCGAATTCCGCGCCGGCTATGCCGAACTCGCCAAATACGGGCTCATCGACCGCCCGGACTTCTTCGCCTGGCTTGAGGCGAACTGGCAACAGGTGTTCGCCGGAGGCCCTGAGCGGACGCAAGCCATCGCCGAAGCCTGCCGTGCCAAGGCCGATGTTGTCGCTCGCGACGAGTTCGAGACCGGCGACCGCGCGCTGCTCAATCTCGGCCACACATTCGGCCATGCATTGGAGGCGGCCACCCAATATGACGGTGCCCGCCTCGTGCATGGCGAGGGCGTGGCCATCGGCATGGCGCTGGCGCATCGCTTTTCCTCGCGGCTCAATCTGGCCAGCCCCGACGACGCGGCGCGGGTTGAGGCACATCTGCGCGCCGTTGGCTTGCCGTGGCGCATGGCCGATATTCCCGGCGAATTGCCCGATGCCGAGGCGCTGCTCTCCTTCATCACCCAGGACAAGAAAGTCTCGCGCGGCGCACTGACCTTCATCCTGACGCGCGGCGTCGGCCAGTCCTTCATCGCCAAGGATGTGCCGGCATCGGAAGTGCTGTCGTTTCTCAGGGAAAACCATCCGGGTCGGCAAGAGAGCCGCCTGTGA
- a CDS encoding HlyC/CorC family transporter: MTDAGWIVIAVLAGLVLLAIILRRRLLAAFGYELSRIEPQRSTQDELRGAVDDFRRDGQMVREDRDRVGGLFDLAELEVSDIMVHRTNMRSVNADNPPEAVVREILQSPHTRMPLWKGSLDNIVGVLHAKDLLRALNDVGNDFSKIDVMKIASKPWFVPDTTTLQEQLNAFLRRKAHFAVVVDEYGEVEGLVTLEDIIEEIVGEIADEHDVDIQGVKQEADGSVVVDGTVPIRDLNRALDWNLPDEEATTIAGLVIHETQSIPDEKQAFTFHGKRFVVMKRDKNRIARLRIRPAGDA, from the coding sequence ATGACCGATGCTGGCTGGATCGTGATTGCTGTCCTTGCCGGCTTGGTGCTGTTGGCGATCATCTTGCGCAGACGCCTTTTGGCGGCCTTCGGCTATGAGCTGTCGCGCATCGAGCCGCAGCGCTCCACCCAGGATGAATTGCGTGGCGCCGTCGACGACTTCCGCCGGGACGGCCAGATGGTGCGCGAGGACCGCGACCGGGTTGGAGGGCTGTTCGACCTCGCGGAGCTCGAAGTCTCGGACATCATGGTCCACCGCACGAACATGCGTTCGGTCAATGCCGACAACCCGCCGGAAGCCGTGGTACGTGAGATCCTGCAAAGCCCGCACACGCGCATGCCGCTGTGGAAAGGCTCGCTCGACAACATCGTCGGCGTGCTGCATGCCAAGGACCTGCTGCGCGCGCTCAACGATGTCGGCAACGATTTTTCCAAGATCGATGTGATGAAGATCGCATCAAAGCCGTGGTTCGTGCCTGACACCACGACCTTGCAGGAACAGCTCAACGCCTTCCTGCGCCGTAAGGCGCATTTCGCTGTCGTCGTCGACGAATATGGCGAGGTGGAAGGGCTGGTGACGCTGGAAGACATTATCGAAGAGATCGTCGGCGAGATTGCCGACGAACACGATGTCGACATCCAGGGCGTCAAGCAGGAGGCCGACGGCTCGGTCGTCGTCGATGGCACCGTGCCGATCCGCGACCTGAACCGGGCGCTGGACTGGAACCTGCCGGACGAGGAGGCCACGACCATTGCCGGGCTCGTCATCCACGAGACGCAGTCGATCCCGGACGAGAAGCAGGCCTTCACCTTCCACGGCAAGCGCTTTGTCGTGATGAAGCGCGACAAGAACCGCATTGCCAGGCTCAGGATCAGGCCGGCCGGCGACGCCTGA
- a CDS encoding alpha/beta hydrolase: protein MIDRRTLLLSSMAALLPVAALADQSPPSPRTLDYGPAKLDVYAPDGASGMAVLFFVHGGAWRFGKRTQVQAKPAFLLRNGFCFVSIDYRMLPGADVATQAGDVEQAYEYIRANIAKHGGDPKRIVAMGHSAGCHLVALTGMRGGLPGVAALLLDDTRAYDLAALAKNGGMVRAYARVFSDPSQWAALSPASYVDGHKHPPTFIAYSHASGRGEDSKVFADRLRATGTQVTLFDGSAYSHMSIHHDFGEDGDALTAAALAFLKSTVG, encoded by the coding sequence ATGATCGATCGGCGAACCTTGCTTTTATCCTCGATGGCGGCGTTGTTGCCGGTCGCCGCATTGGCGGACCAGTCGCCGCCATCGCCCAGAACATTGGACTACGGCCCGGCCAAGCTGGACGTCTATGCGCCTGATGGCGCGAGCGGCATGGCTGTCCTCTTCTTCGTCCATGGCGGCGCCTGGCGGTTCGGCAAGCGTACGCAAGTGCAGGCCAAGCCTGCCTTCCTGCTCCGCAACGGCTTCTGCTTCGTTTCCATCGACTATCGCATGCTGCCTGGGGCGGATGTCGCCACCCAGGCGGGCGATGTCGAGCAGGCTTATGAGTATATCAGGGCCAACATCGCGAAACATGGCGGCGATCCCAAGCGGATCGTGGCCATGGGCCACTCGGCCGGTTGCCATCTCGTTGCGCTGACTGGCATGCGCGGCGGCCTGCCTGGTGTCGCGGCGCTGCTTCTCGACGACACCAGGGCCTATGATCTCGCAGCACTCGCCAAAAATGGCGGCATGGTGCGGGCTTATGCGCGGGTATTTTCCGATCCGTCGCAATGGGCCGCGCTGTCGCCGGCCAGCTATGTCGACGGCCACAAGCATCCGCCGACCTTCATCGCCTATTCGCACGCCTCCGGCCGTGGCGAGGACTCCAAGGTCTTTGCCGATCGCCTGCGCGCAACAGGCACTCAGGTGACGCTGTTCGACGGCAGCGCCTATTCGCATATGTCGATCCATCACGATTTCGGCGAGGACGGCGACGCGCTGACCGCTGCCGCGCTGGCGTTCCTGAAGTCGACGGTCGGCTGA
- a CDS encoding acetolactate synthase large subunit, whose protein sequence is MNGADVLCDVLLANDVTVCFANPGTSEMHFVAALDRKPEMRCVLGLFEGVVTGAADGYARMTDRPAATLLHTGPGLANGLANMHNARRALSSMINIVGDHASYHLPLDAPLTSDIEGLAAPMSRWVRRIYGPADVQPATEAAIRASLTPPSVTTLILPADAAWGDADAVSPAKVALPPPPAIDIEAVRKVASAIRSASGRVGMIVRGLAARADALEIAGQISAAGDVRLFSDVLIARMQRGRGRVAPTRIPYPVDAATAMLRDIDVLILVGGREPVAFFAYPGKPGRLVRDDCQVLTLAAHGQDLKAALEALRDELGVNPSQQASFATAFPDEPTPGGKLTDDAIALSVARKLPANAIICDEAVTSARRFFALSAFAAPHDYMMGTGGSIGGGIPMATGAAIACPDRKVINLEADGSGMYTVQGLWTQAREKLDVVTIVFSNRTYAILHGEMRNVGVNAIGENARRMLDLDHPSLDWVSLAKGMGVEAARADTCERFDALLDSALSRPGPFLIEAII, encoded by the coding sequence ATGAACGGCGCCGATGTCCTGTGTGACGTGCTTCTGGCCAATGACGTGACGGTCTGCTTCGCCAACCCCGGCACGTCGGAAATGCATTTTGTCGCCGCCTTGGACCGCAAGCCGGAGATGCGCTGCGTGCTCGGCCTTTTCGAAGGCGTGGTGACGGGTGCCGCCGATGGCTATGCCCGCATGACCGATCGGCCGGCCGCCACGCTGCTGCATACAGGGCCGGGGCTGGCCAACGGGTTGGCCAACATGCACAACGCCCGGCGTGCGCTCAGTTCGATGATCAACATTGTCGGCGACCATGCTTCCTATCATCTTCCGCTCGACGCGCCCCTTACCAGTGATATCGAAGGCCTGGCAGCGCCGATGTCGCGCTGGGTCCGCCGCATCTATGGCCCGGCTGATGTCCAGCCGGCCACGGAGGCTGCCATTCGAGCCTCGCTGACACCGCCGTCGGTCACCACGCTGATCCTGCCGGCGGATGCCGCCTGGGGCGATGCCGACGCGGTTTCGCCCGCCAAGGTGGCGTTGCCGCCGCCGCCGGCCATCGACATCGAGGCCGTGCGCAAGGTCGCCTCGGCGATCCGCTCCGCTTCGGGCCGCGTTGGCATGATCGTTCGAGGACTTGCGGCGCGAGCCGATGCTCTGGAGATTGCCGGTCAGATTTCGGCTGCCGGTGATGTCCGTCTGTTCAGCGACGTGCTGATCGCACGGATGCAACGTGGGCGCGGGCGTGTCGCGCCGACGCGCATTCCTTATCCGGTCGATGCCGCGACGGCGATGCTGCGGGATATCGATGTGCTGATCCTGGTCGGCGGCAGGGAGCCAGTCGCTTTCTTCGCCTATCCGGGAAAGCCGGGGCGGCTTGTCCGTGACGATTGCCAGGTGCTGACGCTGGCCGCCCATGGCCAGGATTTGAAGGCGGCACTCGAAGCGCTTCGTGACGAGCTCGGTGTGAATCCGTCGCAACAGGCCTCATTCGCAACGGCTTTCCCCGACGAACCGACGCCGGGCGGAAAGCTGACGGACGACGCGATCGCCTTGTCGGTGGCGCGCAAGCTGCCGGCCAATGCGATCATCTGTGACGAAGCTGTCACCTCGGCGCGGCGCTTCTTCGCCCTGTCGGCCTTTGCCGCGCCGCATGACTACATGATGGGCACGGGCGGCTCGATCGGCGGCGGCATTCCGATGGCGACGGGAGCCGCGATCGCCTGTCCCGACCGCAAGGTGATCAACCTGGAAGCCGACGGCAGCGGCATGTACACGGTGCAGGGCCTGTGGACGCAGGCGCGGGAAAAGCTCGACGTCGTGACGATCGTCTTTTCCAACCGCACCTACGCGATCCTGCATGGCGAGATGCGCAATGTCGGGGTCAACGCGATCGGTGAGAATGCCAGGCGCATGCTCGACCTCGACCATCCGTCGCTGGACTGGGTGTCGCTTGCGAAGGGCATGGGTGTGGAGGCGGCCCGCGCCGATACCTGCGAACGGTTCGACGCGCTTCTGGACAGCGCGCTGTCGCGTCCAGGGCCGTTCCTCATCGAAGCGATAATCTGA
- a CDS encoding BolA family transcriptional regulator, with the protein MSIQATMEDKLNKAFSPERLIIINESHLHAGHHHQDSDHHGTYDGTGETHFRVRVVSPVFAGMSRIDRHRAVNDLLSDELKAGVHALAIEPAAPGEKTRW; encoded by the coding sequence ATGTCCATACAGGCGACCATGGAAGACAAGCTGAACAAGGCGTTTTCGCCGGAGCGGCTGATCATCATCAATGAAAGCCACCTCCATGCCGGCCATCACCATCAGGACTCCGATCACCACGGCACCTATGACGGCACCGGAGAGACGCATTTCCGCGTCCGCGTCGTTTCGCCTGTCTTTGCAGGCATGAGCCGCATCGACCGCCACCGCGCCGTCAACGACCTTCTGTCCGACGAATTGAAGGCCGGTGTCCATGCGCTGGCGATCGAGCCGGCGGCCCCCGGCGAAAAGACTCGCTGGTAG
- a CDS encoding J domain-containing protein: protein MGEMKPYPKYFEKIRVRPDKDAEVKSHSPICQWDGCKEAGTHRAPVGRMKEGEYFRFCIDHVREYNKGFNYFSGVPDTEVARFQKEAMTGHRPTWKMGATAPSTRSSPDMAQLRSGRAGYYNRMRDPFDLFKGPKDPREARVRTAKPLEAKALETLGLDTKATGKDIKARYKELVKRHHPDANGGDRGSEDRFRDVLQAYRVLKQAGLC, encoded by the coding sequence ATGGGTGAAATGAAGCCGTACCCCAAATATTTCGAAAAGATTCGCGTCCGCCCTGACAAGGATGCGGAGGTGAAGTCGCATTCGCCGATCTGCCAGTGGGATGGCTGCAAGGAGGCGGGCACCCATCGCGCGCCGGTCGGACGGATGAAGGAGGGCGAGTATTTCCGATTCTGCATCGACCATGTGCGTGAGTACAACAAGGGCTTCAACTATTTCTCCGGCGTGCCGGACACCGAGGTTGCGCGCTTCCAGAAGGAAGCGATGACCGGCCACCGGCCGACCTGGAAGATGGGCGCCACGGCCCCTTCGACGCGTTCGTCACCCGATATGGCGCAGTTGCGATCGGGCCGCGCTGGCTACTACAACCGCATGCGTGACCCCTTCGACCTGTTCAAAGGCCCCAAGGATCCGCGCGAGGCGCGGGTGCGCACGGCCAAGCCGCTTGAGGCCAAGGCGCTGGAAACGCTTGGCCTTGATACAAAGGCGACTGGCAAGGACATCAAGGCGCGCTATAAGGAACTTGTGAAGCGTCACCATCCGGATGCGAATGGTGGCGATAGAGGTTCGGAAGACCGGTTCCGCGATGTGCTTCAGGCCTATCGCGTGCTCAAACAGGCAGGCCTGTGCTGA
- the cobS gene encoding cobaltochelatase subunit CobS, which yields MNKVDRDIANLPDTTVSVKEKFGFESKMVVPAYSVTSEHVPDIDPDYLFDKNTTMAILAGFAYNRRVMVSGYHGTGKSTHIEQVAARLNWPCVRVNLDSHVSRIDLVGKDAIVVKDGLQITEFRDGILPWAYQHNVALCFDEYDAGRPDVMFVIQRVLESSGRLTLLDQSRVIRPHPAFRLFSTANTVGLGDTTGLYHGTQQINQAQMDRWSIVTTLNYLPHDNEVAIVLAKAKHYRDGKGKDIVNKMVRVADMTRSAFINGDLSTVMSPRTVITWAENAEIFGNIGMAFRLTFLNKCDELERSVVAEFYQRAFGEDLPESAANVVLG from the coding sequence ATGAACAAGGTCGATCGCGACATCGCCAACCTGCCTGACACAACCGTGTCGGTGAAGGAAAAATTCGGTTTCGAGTCCAAGATGGTGGTGCCGGCCTATTCGGTAACCAGCGAGCATGTGCCCGACATCGATCCGGACTATCTGTTCGACAAGAACACGACGATGGCGATCCTCGCCGGCTTTGCCTACAACCGCCGCGTCATGGTGTCGGGCTATCACGGCACCGGCAAGTCGACCCATATCGAGCAGGTCGCCGCCCGCCTCAACTGGCCCTGCGTGCGCGTCAACCTCGACAGCCATGTCAGCCGTATCGATCTCGTCGGCAAGGACGCGATCGTCGTCAAGGACGGCTTGCAGATCACGGAATTCCGCGACGGCATCCTGCCTTGGGCCTACCAGCACAATGTCGCGCTGTGCTTCGACGAATATGATGCCGGCCGTCCGGACGTGATGTTCGTCATCCAGCGCGTGCTGGAATCGTCGGGCCGGCTTACGCTGCTCGACCAGAGCCGGGTCATTCGTCCGCATCCGGCCTTCCGGCTGTTCTCGACCGCCAACACGGTCGGCTTGGGCGATACGACCGGCCTCTATCACGGCACACAGCAGATCAATCAGGCGCAGATGGATCGCTGGTCGATCGTCACCACGCTGAACTACCTGCCGCACGACAATGAAGTCGCCATCGTCTTGGCCAAGGCCAAGCACTACCGCGACGGCAAGGGCAAGGACATCGTCAACAAGATGGTGCGCGTCGCCGACATGACGCGTTCGGCCTTCATCAATGGCGACCTGTCGACCGTGATGAGCCCGCGTACCGTGATCACCTGGGCCGAGAATGCCGAGATATTCGGCAATATCGGCATGGCCTTCCGGCTGACCTTCCTCAACAAATGCGATGAGCTCGAGCGCTCGGTGGTTGCCGAGTTCTACCAGCGCGCTTTCGGCGAGGACCTGCCGGAGAGCGCTGCCAACGTGGTTCTAGGCTAA
- the cobT gene encoding cobaltochelatase subunit CobT, translating into MAGPGDNTRNKSKTGSEADSFKRAVTVCMRAIAGDKELEVGFAKDRPALAGSRARLPELPKKATKTDIAITRGLGDSMALKRACHDARIHTKLAPEGKAARAIYDAVEQARVEAIGSRAMQGVADNIGSMLEDKYAKANLVDVKDKADAPIEEALALMVREKLTGRPIPKSGERLVDLWRPWVEEKAGADLDGLSAKLEDQQAFARVVREMLASMEMAEELGDDQETEDSDDNDDNQPQGEEQSEEGGEDDSGSEQSQSEDAEASADDEQSSETEASDATADDLSDDDDADAETPGEARRNDNPFTNLPKEIDYKIFTTAFDETVGAEELCEEEELDRLRAFLDKQLASLSGVVGRLANRLQRRLMAQQNRSWDFDLEEGYLDPARLVRVVIDPMQPLSFKQERDTKFRDTVVTLVLDNSGSMRGRPITVAATCADILARTLERCGVSVEILGFTTRAWKGGQAREKWLKDGKPPNPGRLNDLRHIIYKSADHPWRRARRNLGLMMREGLLKENIDGEALLWAHNRLIARPEQRKILMMISDGAPVDDSTLSVNPGNYLERHLRAVIELIETRSPVELLAIGIGHDVTRYYRRAVTIVDAEELAGAMTEQLASLFGEESAKDTRRGGIRRAG; encoded by the coding sequence ATGGCGGGTCCGGGCGACAACACGCGCAACAAGTCGAAGACGGGTTCTGAAGCCGACAGCTTCAAGCGCGCCGTCACCGTCTGCATGCGCGCCATTGCCGGCGACAAGGAGCTCGAAGTCGGTTTCGCCAAGGACCGGCCGGCGCTCGCTGGCAGCCGTGCCAGGTTGCCCGAATTGCCGAAGAAGGCGACGAAGACCGACATCGCGATCACCCGCGGCCTTGGCGATTCCATGGCGCTGAAGCGTGCCTGCCATGATGCGCGCATCCACACCAAGCTGGCGCCGGAGGGCAAGGCGGCCCGCGCCATCTACGACGCGGTCGAGCAGGCCCGTGTCGAGGCGATCGGCAGCCGCGCCATGCAGGGCGTTGCCGACAACATCGGTTCGATGCTCGAGGACAAATACGCCAAGGCCAATCTCGTCGATGTCAAGGACAAGGCCGACGCGCCGATCGAGGAAGCGCTGGCGCTGATGGTGCGCGAGAAGCTGACCGGCCGGCCGATCCCGAAGAGCGGCGAGCGGCTTGTCGATCTCTGGCGCCCCTGGGTCGAAGAGAAGGCAGGTGCCGATCTCGACGGCCTGTCGGCCAAGCTCGAAGACCAGCAGGCTTTCGCCCGCGTCGTGCGCGAGATGCTCGCCTCCATGGAAATGGCCGAGGAACTCGGCGATGACCAGGAGACGGAAGACAGCGACGACAACGACGACAACCAGCCGCAAGGCGAGGAGCAGAGCGAGGAGGGCGGCGAGGACGATTCCGGCTCGGAACAGTCGCAGTCCGAGGATGCCGAGGCTTCCGCCGATGACGAGCAATCATCCGAGACCGAAGCCTCAGACGCCACCGCCGACGACCTGTCCGATGATGACGACGCCGATGCCGAGACACCGGGCGAGGCGCGGCGCAACGACAATCCCTTTACCAATCTGCCCAAGGAAATCGACTACAAGATCTTCACCACCGCCTTCGACGAGACGGTCGGCGCCGAGGAACTGTGCGAGGAGGAAGAGCTCGACCGGCTGCGTGCCTTCCTCGACAAGCAGCTTGCCAGTCTGTCCGGCGTCGTCGGGCGGTTGGCCAACCGGTTGCAGCGCCGCCTGATGGCGCAGCAGAACCGCTCCTGGGACTTTGACCTGGAGGAAGGCTATCTCGATCCGGCCCGGCTGGTGCGGGTGGTCATCGATCCGATGCAGCCGCTGTCGTTCAAGCAGGAACGCGACACCAAGTTCCGCGACACGGTGGTGACGCTGGTGCTCGACAATTCGGGCTCGATGCGTGGCAGGCCGATCACGGTCGCCGCGACCTGCGCCGACATCCTGGCGCGTACGCTGGAGCGCTGCGGTGTCTCGGTCGAGATTCTCGGCTTCACCACCCGTGCCTGGAAGGGCGGGCAGGCGCGCGAGAAGTGGCTGAAGGATGGCAAGCCGCCGAATCCCGGCCGGCTGAACGACCTGCGCCACATCATCTACAAGTCCGCCGACCATCCGTGGCGGCGGGCGCGACGCAATCTCGGCCTGATGATGCGCGAAGGCCTGCTCAAGGAAAATATCGATGGCGAGGCGCTGCTTTGGGCGCATAACCGCCTGATCGCGCGACCCGAGCAGCGCAAGATCCTGATGATGATTTCGGACGGCGCGCCGGTCGACGATTCGACGCTGTCGGTCAATCCGGGTAACTATCTCGAGCGGCATCTGCGCGCGGTCATCGAACTGATCGAGACGCGTTCGCCGGTCGAGTTGCTGGCCATCGGCATCGGCCATGACGTCACCCGCTATTACCGCCGCGCTGTCACCATCGTTGACGCCGAGGAACTGGCCGGCGCCATGACCGAGCAGCTGGCTTCGCTGTTTGGCGAGGAGAGTGCGAAGGATACGCGACGCGGCGGCATTCGGCGCGCCGGATGA
- a CDS encoding esterase-like activity of phytase family protein, translating into MILSRGGFRTVFAAMALLAGAASALATGSASVEPVEISARPISNFHIGHDEKNFGPLEFVGGLEMTSRMRDFGALSAFRFLNPGGDFIGVADTGFWFFGTVARDADKRPSGIQNFRMQQMVDKAGQPIDKKWEVDAEGLAVQDGIATVGFERNHRVAQFKINPDDMKAPLKQLDFLVPALELRQNRGFETVTHANVNGQHQGGLVVVSEKSLDKSGNIYAAIIEGPHKGVFTVKRNGDFDITDGAFLPDGDLLLLERSFSMAGGLRMRLRRIYGESVEKGAVADGPVLLEADMSYQIDNMEGLDVWTRDDGALMVSLISDDNHSILQRNLYLEFILHQD; encoded by the coding sequence ATGATCCTGTCGCGCGGCGGCTTTCGGACAGTTTTCGCCGCCATGGCCCTGCTTGCCGGCGCGGCTTCAGCCCTTGCCACCGGTTCGGCCTCGGTCGAACCCGTCGAAATCTCGGCTCGCCCGATCAGCAATTTCCACATCGGTCATGATGAGAAGAATTTCGGCCCGCTCGAATTCGTCGGCGGGCTGGAGATGACTTCGCGCATGCGCGATTTCGGCGCGCTGTCCGCCTTTCGCTTCCTGAACCCGGGCGGCGATTTCATCGGTGTCGCCGATACCGGCTTCTGGTTCTTCGGCACGGTCGCCCGCGACGCCGACAAGCGCCCGTCCGGCATCCAGAATTTCCGCATGCAGCAAATGGTCGACAAGGCCGGCCAGCCGATCGACAAGAAGTGGGAGGTCGATGCCGAGGGCCTTGCGGTCCAGGACGGCATCGCCACGGTCGGCTTCGAGCGCAACCACCGTGTCGCCCAGTTCAAGATCAACCCGGACGACATGAAGGCGCCGCTCAAGCAGCTGGATTTCCTGGTGCCGGCCCTGGAGCTTCGCCAGAATCGCGGCTTCGAGACCGTCACCCATGCCAACGTCAACGGCCAGCATCAGGGCGGGCTGGTGGTCGTCTCGGAAAAGAGCCTCGACAAATCAGGCAACATCTACGCCGCCATCATCGAAGGGCCGCACAAGGGCGTCTTCACCGTCAAGCGCAACGGCGATTTCGATATCACCGACGGCGCCTTCCTGCCGGACGGCGATCTGTTGCTTCTGGAGCGCAGTTTTTCGATGGCGGGCGGCCTCAGGATGCGGCTGCGGCGCATCTATGGCGAAAGCGTCGAGAAGGGCGCGGTCGCCGATGGGCCCGTGCTGCTGGAAGCCGATATGAGCTACCAGATCGACAACATGGAAGGGCTCGATGTCTGGACCCGTGACGACGGCGCGCTGATGGTGTCGCTGATCTCCGACGACAACCACTCGATCCTGCAGCGCAATCTCTACCTGGAATTCATTCTCCACCAGGATTGA
- a CDS encoding helix-turn-helix transcriptional regulator — translation MLNYSEIDSILRALVEPTRRQILERLSRGPATVSQLAEPFGMTFAAVLQHLQALEACGLIRSEKIGRVRTCRIEPGGLAPLADWIAERRIPAERNLDRLGEILAEADQTTSTLQDKHKEEQK, via the coding sequence ATGCTTAACTATTCCGAGATCGACAGCATCCTCAGGGCTCTCGTTGAGCCCACCCGCCGGCAGATCCTGGAAAGGCTGAGCCGCGGACCGGCCACCGTCAGTCAGTTGGCGGAACCGTTCGGCATGACCTTCGCCGCCGTGCTGCAGCACCTTCAGGCCCTGGAAGCCTGCGGGCTTATCCGCAGCGAGAAGATCGGACGCGTGCGCACCTGCCGTATCGAACCCGGCGGGCTTGCTCCACTCGCCGACTGGATCGCAGAGCGCCGCATCCCGGCGGAACGCAACCTCGACCGCCTCGGCGAAATCCTGGCGGAAGCGGATCAGACGACTTCAACACTTCAGGACAAACACAAGGAAGAGCAGAAATGA